The Heliorestis convoluta genome includes the window GCAAACGATTGCTTTTGACACATTGCCGCGTGTAGTCGGTGCTTATACTATCGTAGGAAAGATAGAAAATGAAGGTCCTTTGAGCGGCTCCTTTCACCAAGTGATTACAGACAATCTCTGGGGAGAGAACTCTTGGGAAAAAGCTGAGGCTAAGATGATGGGTGTGGCTGTTGAAGAAGCGATCAAGGCGGCAGGTTGGGCCAAAAAAGATGTAGATGTTTTTTTAGCCGGAGATTTGTTGAACCAGAACATCACCGCCGATTATACAGCTCGTAAATTAGGATTGCCATTTCTCGGTCTTTTTGGTGCTTGCAGCACCATGGCAGAAGGGTTGATCATTGCTTCAATTCTCGTTGATGGCCATTTTGCCCATCGAGTTGTTGCATCTGCATCGAGTCATCATGAAACTGCGGAGCGACAATTCCGCTTTCCTACGGAGCTGGGTGTTCAAAGACCTATGTCAGCGCAATGGACTGTGACGGGTGTAGGGGCTGCTGCTGTTGCTTCTCCTGAAGTTGTCTCTGAGTCAGACAAAAAAAGCAGAAATAGAATTTCTATTACCCATGCTACCATCGGCAAAGTCATCGATCTCGGTGTTAAAGATTCTGCTGACATGGGATCAGCCATGGCACCGGCCGTAACACATACCATCTTACGGCATTTACAAGATTTGAACCGCACTATGGATGATTATGATCTCATCGTATCCGGTGATTTAGGCCATGTAGGTCATAAGGTATCACAACAATTATTGCGGGAAGAAGGGCTAGAACCTGGTGAAAACTATACCGATTGTGGCATTTTGATATTTGATCAAAATAAGCAAGATACCCACGCCGGAGGTAGTGGTTGTGGTTGCTCCGCCACTGTTTTACTAGGACACCTGTTGAAAAAGATGCAAGAAGGTGTCTATCGGCGCATTCTTTTTGTGGGATCGGGTGCTCTTTTTAGTTCTACGAGCTTTCAGCAAGGTGAATCGATTCCTGGTATTGGTCATGCTGTTGTCTTAGAATCGGCATACTCTTCTTAGCTTTCGATGAAAATCGGAACAGTAGGAGGTTGAGCTTTTTATGGAAAAGATTCTTATCGCCTTTCTCATAGGAGGTCTTATCTGCTTGCTCGGTCAATTGTTGATGGATCTCACACCGATGAGCCTTACACCTGGTCATATTTTAGTCGGCTTTGTAACAGGAGGCGCTATATTAAGTGCCCTTGGGATCTACGGTCCTCTTGTGGATTTGGCCGGTGCTGGTGCTACTGTTCCATTATCAGGATTTGGTCATGCTTTGGCCCAAGGTGCTATCAGTGCTGTAGAAAAGGAAGGGTTACTTGGTGCTTTTGCTGGTGGCTTAGAAGCGACAGCTGTAGGAATTGCGGCGGCTGTAATTTTTGGCTATACCATGGCCGTTATCTTTAACCCCAAAGGGTGAGCTTGTGGCAAAGAAAAAAAAATCTCAGCACAATGAGAAAAGACGAGTCATTGTCGTAACCGATGGTGATAAAAGAGCAAGAGAAGCCGTTGAAATAGCAACACACCGCATTGGAGGCCGTTGCATTAGCCAGTCTGCTGGCAATCCTACACCCATTGAGGGTGAAAGACTGGCTGATCTAATCTTATCGTCTCACCACGATCCTGTTGTTGTTATGGTTGATGACAAAGGTTATGTTGGTTCCGGAAAAGGAGAACGGGCCTTACGATACCTCGTTGAACATCCACAGATTGAAATCATTGGTGCCTTGGCAGTGGCATCAAAAACACCAGATGTATCTGGCGTTACTGTGAATGAGTCTATTGATAACCAGGGACATGTCGTTCGAGGTCCCGTAGACAAAGAAGGCAATGTAGAGGCACCAGGTCATCGTTATTTGGAAGGGGATAC containing:
- the spoVAD gene encoding stage V sporulation protein AD, which codes for MGAVKPSKKMGEQTIAFDTLPRVVGAYTIVGKIENEGPLSGSFHQVITDNLWGENSWEKAEAKMMGVAVEEAIKAAGWAKKDVDVFLAGDLLNQNITADYTARKLGLPFLGLFGACSTMAEGLIIASILVDGHFAHRVVASASSHHETAERQFRFPTELGVQRPMSAQWTVTGVGAAAVASPEVVSESDKKSRNRISITHATIGKVIDLGVKDSADMGSAMAPAVTHTILRHLQDLNRTMDDYDLIVSGDLGHVGHKVSQQLLREEGLEPGENYTDCGILIFDQNKQDTHAGGSGCGCSATVLLGHLLKKMQEGVYRRILFVGSGALFSSTSFQQGESIPGIGHAVVLESAYSS
- the spoVAE gene encoding stage V sporulation protein AE; this encodes MEKILIAFLIGGLICLLGQLLMDLTPMSLTPGHILVGFVTGGAILSALGIYGPLVDLAGAGATVPLSGFGHALAQGAISAVEKEGLLGAFAGGLEATAVGIAAAVIFGYTMAVIFNPKG
- a CDS encoding stage V sporulation protein AE codes for the protein MAKKKKSQHNEKRRVIVVTDGDKRAREAVEIATHRIGGRCISQSAGNPTPIEGERLADLILSSHHDPVVVMVDDKGYVGSGKGERALRYLVEHPQIEIIGALAVASKTPDVSGVTVNESIDNQGHVVRGPVDKEGNVEAPGHRYLEGDTVESLNKLSIPFIVGIGDLGKMQGADRLELGAPITTKALQEILRQAEKME